TTCATGACGCCGCCGGAGAAATTCTCCACCACGACGTCGGCCTTGGCGATCAACTCGCGCGCCACCTCCAGCGCGGCCGGGTTGTTGAAATCGAGCGCAATGCCGCGCTTGTTGCGATTGAGGCTGAGGAATGCGGCGCTCTCACCGCCGATTTCCGCGTGCTCGTAAGCGCGCGTGTCGTCGCCGCCGTCCGGGTTCTCGATCTTGATGACTTCGGCTCCGAAGTCGGCCAGCGTCTGCGTGCAGGCGGGCCCGGCCACGACGCGGGTGAAGTCGACAACCAGCAGACCGTCTAGCGCCGTCGGGACGTCCTCTCCGCGCGGCGTGCGCTCTGGCAATTCTGGTCTGGCGGTCATGGTCGGAGGTTTCCTCTGGTTATTTTGTCAGGCGAAATTCGATAGCCGCCACTGAAGGCGGCTTGACCGCCTTTTAGCGGAAGCGTGCTATCAGAACCAAATCCGGATTTTGCAGAGCGGGACCTTCGCCCGACATGGCTGTCGCCGGCCACGGGGCCGACGACCTTCGCTATCGTCGTGCTGGACGGTCGTGGAAACCCGTCAGAGACCAGCTCGATCGGGCATCGGACGGTGACGAGACGACACGTCAAACGCGTGGCGCCACGAGTCGCCACGCCGTTCTCGTTATCGGACGACCGCCGAGCTATTCGGCGAGCATTTCGCCGGAGCCACCGAACTCGGCCGGAAAATCCTTCAGCTTCGGCAGACCGTCGCGTATCGGCAGCACCGCCTCGGCATAATTGACGTGAACGCCGGGGGTGAATTTGAGCGTCGGGATCGTGGCGCTGAAAACGTCGATGAGCCCAAGCGTCGGATGGTTCGTCATCAAATGGCCGCCGCATTTGCTGCAATATTTGCGCTGGCTCATCGGGGTCTTCTCGAATGTCGCGATATGATCAGCTCCCTTTGTGACCTCAACCGCCTGAGGCTTCCAAAGGCTGAACGCATTCACCGGACCGCCGGACCAGGAGCGGCACGAGCGACAGTGGCAGTAGCCCATGGCCTCCGGCTCCCCGGTGACCTGCAGTTCGACGGCGCCGCAAAAGCAATTTCCAGTGTGCTTCATCAGTCAGTTCTCCTTGGGTGATTTGATCACGTCAATCTTCCCACCGGGCACCAGACACATCCTGCAGTCCTTGAGATATTGTTTTGAGCAGAGAGACGCTGGAGAGGATTCAGGCGGTGACGATCGCCGCAAACTCCGGTTCTTCGACGCGCCAGACGGTTGCCTGCACGGCGCTGATGCTCCAACAACCCACGAGCCGTGACGCTACGCTCGACCGCAAACAGGACCATCAGCACAGGCGAGAACGTTACATGAAAGTCCGATCCGCTGTCGACCGTCTTCGACACAACCAAGCCGAACGCATCAGATCGTGGGGAAATGTGAGGTGCGGCACAGAACCGTGCTGCAATGTGATGAACTTTATACTCGGTTCCCTGACGGGGCCGAGCATACTCCACCTGACGACCTCTGCTGGGGAGCTTTTGCCGCGCCGGACAACGGCGCGGCAATCGATGTGCTAGACAAGCGCCCCGCTTCAAAGACTTTTCGCTGGCCCCCGATGCGGTGTGGCAAAGCCATAGATCAATGCCAGCCGGTCCAGGCATTCCTTGAGGCGTCGTGCGAAATAGTCCTGCCAACGCTGGGTACGCAGCCCTCTCCTCTGCCCAACCTGCTCCATCGTCATGCCGAGGATCAGAACTTCGTGGACCAGCATCGAACCGTCGGCCCCGAGCTCGTGCTCGGCACGCTGCAGCCGCAGGACCGCCTGACGTTGGCCTTCCGTGATCGGCTCGCGCCGCTGGCCGCCATCGACATATTCGCGCGTCGTATCGACAGCACGCGGCCCGCGCTCGGCCTTTTCCCAATCGCCCTGGAAGGCGCGGCCTCCCCGATATTGCGAATCGTCGATCTGGCGGTGCGCATGCAGCCGACCGAGCGGATCGTTGCGGATCGAGCGCAGCGCGACAATCCTTTCGCCCCGTTGAAGCGCGAAAGGATCGTCGACTTCGACCGTCGCCACCTCGGCATTGTAGGGCAGGTCCTGGGAGCGGCGGTCGTGCCCGCTCGCAGGATCGTACGGTTTCCGGCGTTTGGCTCACGGCATTAATGATTCTCCGTAGTGTCTGATGAAGGGCGCGCGGACAGTTCCGCGCGATCGTGATCGCGGACCGAAATCCGGTACTCAGGAGATGATCTGCGTCAGGTCGCCCCGACGACGTGGAGCCAGGCGGCGCTCAGGACCGGCTCTGCCGACAGCTCGGGATCGCGGCTCAGGTGGAAATGCGGCGTGCAATAGTTCGAGCCCGGGCGACGCGGGTGGACACAAAAGGTGATCGGCTCATCGTCACGGTGTCGAGTCCCCACGTTCAAGTTCGACCAGCGAAAGATGGCGCGGCGTGATCTCGACACAGTGAAGCTTCGGCGCCTGCGCTTCTCCCGAGAAGGGTTTCGGCCAGCGAACCACGTCGGCCCTTGGCTCCCTGTGAACCTCTCGCGCCATCTCGATACGCGGCGGCACCGGTGCGGTCGATTCGGGTCGGTCGACCCGCTTTGGCAACGACGGTTCAAGCCGCTCGAGACTTCCCAGCGCCATGCGCTGGCCCCGGCTGAGGGGCGCGTTTCGCGTGTAGGCCGTGTGGAACCTTTCATTGATTGTGTCGGCAATCTCCGAATAGGACATGCCGCGGGCACGAAGATCCCGTAGCGCCGCCGAATGCTCCGGCAGCCAGTTTGTCATTTCCATTCCAAATTCCCATTTCTGCCATTCCCCCGGCGCCGCCGTTAATTTCCGATATTCA
The DNA window shown above is from Bradyrhizobium sp. ISRA464 and carries:
- a CDS encoding DUF6456 domain-containing protein, translating into MATVEVDDPFALQRGERIVALRSIRNDPLGRLHAHRQIDDSQYRGGRAFQGDWEKAERGPRAVDTTREYVDGGQRREPITEGQRQAVLRLQRAEHELGADGSMLVHEVLILGMTMEQVGQRRGLRTQRWQDYFARRLKECLDRLALIYGFATPHRGPAKSL
- a CDS encoding GcrA family cell cycle regulator: MEMTNWLPEHSAALRDLRARGMSYSEIADTINERFHTAYTRNAPLSRGQRMALGSLERLEPSLPKRVDRPESTAPVPPRIEMAREVHREPRADVVRWPKPFSGEAQAPKLHCVEITPRHLSLVELERGDSTP
- a CDS encoding GFA family protein, with amino-acid sequence MKHTGNCFCGAVELQVTGEPEAMGYCHCRSCRSWSGGPVNAFSLWKPQAVEVTKGADHIATFEKTPMSQRKYCSKCGGHLMTNHPTLGLIDVFSATIPTLKFTPGVHVNYAEAVLPIRDGLPKLKDFPAEFGGSGEMLAE